The window aacaaaacaaaaaatattgtttatcagatcgctctccacagatttcaagtcaaaaaaatttgtcaatccaacgacaggtttgtttaaaagtcatcacttctttttgattctcaactaattttgaattcaaattttagcctaaaatttttaggagaagataggaataaggtcagctctatgaatttttatgcgtatcgattgatgataattcaacagtactgtttcgacatgtacgtcaaagtagaaacggaacgtctcaatttaatttgttttaatcagtcgaagttggggcgagataaagttcgccgggtccgctagtatctatatatttataaggttGTGGCGACCAGTCATGTCGTCacacacttcagaatttgtatttatattagtttttacacggctaatacatttgcatactcaattgtaaatttgtaaacaaaaagttcacaactccgctaataatgcatgtatccacggcagaatttatatttaaattagttcttacaatgctaatacatttgcatactcaattgtaaatttgtaaacaaaaagttcaaagctcagataataatgcatatatccaccttagaatttatatttatataagtttttacacgtctaatacatttgcatactcaattgtaaatttgtaaacaaaaagttcacaactcagataataatgcatatatccacggcagattttatatttaaattagttcttacaatgctaatacatttgcatactcaattctaaatttgtaaacaacaagttcacaactccgattataatgcatgtatccacggcagaatttgtacttatattagtttttagaaggctaatacatttgcatactctattgtaaatttgtaaacaaaaagttcattactcatctaataatgcatgtattcacggtagaatttgtacttatattagtttttacacggcttatacatttgcatactcaattgtaaattgtaaacaaaaagttcataactcagctaataatgcctgaatccacttcagaatttatatttatattagtttttacacgtctaatacatttgcatactcaattgtaaatttgcaaacaaaaagttcacaactgcgcttataatgcatgtatccacggcagaatttgaacttatattagtttttagaaggctaatacatttgcatactctattgtaaatttgtaaacaaaacgttcattactcagctaataatgcatgtattcacggtagaatttgtacttatattagtttttacacggcttatacatttgcatactcaattgtaaattgtaaacaaaaagttcataactcagctaataatgcctgaatccacttcagtatttatatttatactagcggacccggcgaactttatctcgccccaacttcgactgattaaaacaaattaaattgaaacgttccgtttctactttgacgtacatgtcgacacagtactgttgaaacaaacggcggtatcttaacagatgattgtcaacatcaagtcgaatcatcaatcgttGTCGCTGGTGGCCGTTCTGCTCTTTGCGCTGCGTTCGTGTCCGTAAAGTAGACACGCTGGCCGTTCTCCAAGTGAACAGATAAGTGCACGACAGTCGGGTAACGTTCATGAATCGGAAATGAAAATAGCCGCCAAATGGCCTCGTTACAACTAACGTAGCGTCCAAGTTGAAATTTCGTCACCTCGTCATTTGCATTCGGATCAGCAATGCCAAACACCGCCATGTCGCTCCCTTTGTTCACATATTTGCAAACGTATTTGATGGATTTGATAGAGTTGCAGTACTCAACATTGCAATGCGTTGAGAACGTTTTCGACAAAAGAGGGCAATATGGAACGATCCAGCGGTTATCCACGATTACTGTTACGTTTGTTTCGTTACGTTTCACCATTAATTCGATCCATTTGCCGTTATCATCTGGAGAACGACGCCTATACAATGGATATCCATCGTTTCCACTGATTGTTTCAGCCGTCAACGGACGGGGAAATCGTTTTGTGCAGTTTCCGTTTTTCATGCATACTGTCTCTGGGTTGTGGACTCCGCAAGGGCCATGGATCATGCTCGTTGTCACAATGGAATGCAGCTCGGGATCAGTTTGCTTATCTGGTATTTCGGCTGAAATAATCGAATCAATATGATCTGGTCGGATCTTGTCGAACATCCAGAGCAGAATGTGCGCATGTGGTAAGCCACGCTTTTGCCACTCAACCGAGTACATCCAACAACGAACTGCGCCAAAAACCTTCTGCTTAACAATGTAATCCATAAGTACTGTGATCTTTTGCTTGAATACTCGTGCAGTGATGTCAGGTCGATCGCTGGATGTTTGTCCTGAAAGCAACAAATTGGTAAAGGTGATGAATAAATCCGGGCCTCCGTAATTCCGGACATACGTCATCGCATCTTGAGCATACtcatgcatatggcgcgggcttccaacataagtagctgggagaatggtcaaaaaaccgatgttggccgcgtgtccttcagtagcgatggcgtcacgcaagtggatGTACTCGTTTGagcgcaacttcgactgattaaaacgaatgaaattgagacgttccgtttctactttgacgtacatgtcgacacaatactgttgaaacaaacggcggtatcttaacagatgattgtcaacatcaagtcgaatcatcaatcgatacgcataaaaattcatacagctaaccttcttattcgtttcttctcctaaaatttgaattcaaactcagttgtagaattaaaagacgtgatgacttttaaaaaaacctgtcgttggattgaccatctttatgttgaagtgatacccatcttctccacgacagaacatcaacgggtattgaagagcatcataagaccgatgagtctcataaactcgctgcaattggccattatcccgacgcttaagaacaatatcgcgtgattcaacattctcgccaacaatcaccactgcgacttcattgatagtgggagcattaaattgtcttgcatggctaccagtgggtcttttgtcagcgctgataatgattttatgttcgtcataatgcattatatccaatgcggttttaaacaatctgaccaattcattatgctcatggagaaggttttgcaattgttgaataatttcacgtttagttgcagtaaaaattgcacagcggtgatttagttcaacttccgaatcaccaatgaaatagatctgaaggaatttatgatctttgttttgtggtggtaacaaagcgcccgctcgttggtgaatttgcccttgaatctgaatgttgggatgcaattttgaaaaaatgtgataccttataacttggattgtagcctgattgttgaacaacctcggctccaaaagacgtcatttgaaagcatccgttatatttttgtgcaagcttcaggaaactgtttgattgggctgagtttcaatatagtagcgagtacaaaggctctggtggatgagccaaaacgggcaatttaattttgccacctgcacagcataagccggaggtttccaaccgaaacttcagtgcattgcaatgctgacatacaacagacaatgaaccaataacaacgcacgtaagatccttgtaggatgtttcaggattgtatgcgaatgcagcgcgattcaagttttcatttgcggctcgtcttcctctattatttcgtcgggcttgaggtggtctttgtgcagcgcgaagctgtgccatttgggcacgtatcgatgcatttatttctgtacgttcctcttgcgtccgactattacggaaattctgattatttattgcactgcgtgaacgccgcccaagatttgatcgtctaacagcaggcattacttccaattgtttaagctcacttttgtaatgcttcgttagctcgatttttttgtttaaatatttttttaccgagttcattgatacacaatttcaacgcagctatgatctttgtagggtatttcagaattttacatacaacagtgtgtccatctgttgagccgctagcgacctttccggaaggactttccaaaattttcttatgctataaccttcttctggcaattacaaaaaactgaaaaaaaaattgcgccaaatcggcccagccgttctcttgtgatttgatccctaacattttttgtctccatttttatatatatagattagtttttacacgtctaatacatttgcatactcagctaataatgtctgtatccacttcagaattagtatttataatagtttttactcggctaatacatttgcatactcatttgtaaatttgaaaacaaaaagttcacaactcagctaataatgcctgattccacttcagaatttatatttatattagtttttacacgtctaatacatttgcatactcaattgtaaatttgtaaacaaaaagttcacagctcagataataatgcatatatccactttagaatttatatttaaattagttcttacaatgctaatacatttgcatactcaattgtaaatttgtaaacaaaaagttcacaactgcgcttataatgcatgtatccacggcagaatttgaacttatattagtttttagaaggctcatacatttgcatactcaattgtaaatttgtaaacaaaaagttcacagctcagataataatgcatatatccactttagaatttatatttaaattagttcttacaatgctaatacatttgcatactcaattgtaaatttgtaaacaaaaagttcacaactgcgcttataatgcatgtatccacggcagaatttgaacttatattagtttttagaaggctcatacatttgcatactctattgtaaatttgtaaacaaaacgttcattactcagctaataatgtatgtatccacggcagaatttgtacttatattagtttttacacggcttatacatttgcatactcaattgtaaattgtaaacaaaaagttcataactcagctaataatgcctgaatccacttcagaatttatatttatattagtttttacaatgctaatacatttgcatactcaattgtaaatttgtaaacaaaaagttcacaactgcgcttataatgcatgtatccacggcagaatttgaacttatattagtttttagaagtctaatacatttgcatactcaattgtaaatttgtaaacaaaaagttcacaactgcgcttataatgcatgtatccacggcagaatttgaacttatattagtttttagaaggctaatacatttgcatactctattgtaaatttgtaaacaaaacgttcattactcagctaataatgtatgtatccacggcagaatttgtacttatattagtttttacacggcttatacatttgcatactcaattgtaaattgtaaacaaaaagttcataactcagctaataatgcctgaatccacttcagaatttatatttatattagtttttacaatgctaatacatttgcatactcaattgtaaatttgtaaacaaaaagttcacaactgcgcttataatgcatgtatccacggcagaatttgaacttatattagtttttagaaggctaatacatttgcatactcaattgtaaatttgtaaacaaaaagttcacaactgcgcttataatgcatgtatccacggcagaatttgaacttatattagtttttagaaggctaatacatttgcatactcaattgtaaatttgtaaacaaaaagttcacaactccgcttataatgcatgtatccacggcagaatttgtacttatattagtttttagaaggctaatacatttgtatactcaattgtaaatttgtaaacaaaaagttcacaactcagctaataatgcctgaatccacttcaacTTATGccaactttatctcgccccaacttcgactgattaaaacaaattaaattgagacgttccgtttctactttgacgtacatgtcgaaacactACTATTGAAACATCTTCAATcaatacgcataaaaattcatagagctgaccttattcctatcttctcctaaaaattttaggctaaaatttgaattcaaaattagttgagaatcaaaaagaagtgatgacttttaaacaaaccagTGAGTTCAAAAATTATGTCGGATAGTTGGTCGCTTCATCCTCGTCGGTCACGCTGTCAACGGATCTGTATGAATGCAGTTCTCCAGCGATTTGACTTTGAATAAGGAAATTCAAACTATCTACGTCCTTATTCttcccggcgaactttatctcgccccaacttcgactgattaaaacaaattaaattgagacgttccgtttctacttggACGTACATTATTACCttaccttattcctatcttctcctaaaatttgaattcaaaattagttgataatcaaaaagaagtgatgacttttaaacaaaccaatcgaactgggaactgaatcctcttgaattggaatggaagatctgttggaataatcggaattcgtgggataagaacttcttctcctttaaattttcccTTGATGATAGTCGCTTGAATCACGTTGTTCATTAGTTTCTTAACGGACAACCGAGTACCGTTGCATAATCTCGGATGATTTAGATTCCGCAGCATTATAATAATCAATCCCACCTTTAGTTGCAAATTATGCGGCGGAGTTCCTGGCACATCCAGTGAGTTCAAAAATTCTGTCGGATAGTTGGTCGCTTCATCCTCGTCGGTCACGCTGTCATCGGATCTGTATGAATGCAGTTCTCCAGCGATTTGactttaaataagaaaattcaaACTATCTACGTCCTTATTCttcccggcgaactttatctcgccccaacttcgactgattaaaacaaatttaattgagacgttccgtttctactttgacgtacattaTTACCttaccttattcctatcttctcctaaaatttgaattcaaaattagttgataatcaaaaagaagtgatgacttttaaacaaacctttcgttggattgacaaatttttttgacttgaaattagtggagagcgatctgataaacaatattttttgttttgttatccggtgcaaaaatgaataatgatgacggctttcccacacgcaaacaggctacgtatagctggccatgtgaaaaacatggatattccagatttatcccgcagacttccaacgattggccttgcgatttattgattgtcatcgcaaatgccaatcgaactgggaactgaatcctcttgaattggaatggaagacctgttggaataatcggaattcgtgggataagaacttcctctcctttaaattttcccTTTATGATAATCGCTTGAATCAAGTTGTTCATTAGTTTCTTAACGGACAACCGAGTACCGTTGCATAATCTTGGATGATTTAGATTCCGCAGCATTATAATAATCGATCCCACCTTTAGTTGCAAATTATGCGGCGGAGTTCCTGGCACATCCAGTGAGTTCAAAAATTCTGTCGGATAGTTGGTCGCTTCATACGTCCTTATTCTTCGCGGCTAGTATTGCCCGTTCACTAATCCAATCGagatttgtataattttgtgCTATGTCGGGAAACACCTTTGTGATGAGTTCCTCTtttgttgaataatttcacgtttagttgcagtaaaaattgcacagcggttatttagttcaacttccgaatcaccaatgaaatagatctgaaggaatttatgatctttgttttgtggtggtaacaaagcgcccgctcggtggtgaatttgcccttgaatctgaatgttgggatgcaattttgaaaaaatgtgataataaagagacgccattaccttataacttggatt is drawn from Drosophila kikkawai strain 14028-0561.14 unplaced genomic scaffold, DkikHiC1v2 scaffold_131, whole genome shotgun sequence and contains these coding sequences:
- the LOC138929328 gene encoding uncharacterized protein — its product is MLRNLNHPRLCNGTRLSVKKLMNNVIQATIIKGKFKGEEVLIPRIPIIPTDLPFQFKRIQFPVRLEKIGISRSWGEIKFAGKNKDVDSLNFLIQSQIAGELHSYRSVDSVTDEDEATNYPT